From the genome of Desertifilum tharense IPPAS B-1220:
CGGCGCACCGGATTCGTTAAGCGGCGCACCGTCTCCACATTATGATTAAAACACGCAGGCTTGGCTGCCACAATCTGGGAAACCAAATCGCGATCGCCCCGAAAATCCGGCGTTAGCACCTCAATTTGAACCCCCCGGTTCGCCTCCCGGATCGCCGCCATTGTCGCCACAAACACCCCCACCCCTTGATCCGCCAGATCGTCCCGCGCCACCGACGTTAACACCACATAGCGCAACCCCAACAACTGCACCGCCTCCGCCACCTTCTGCGGTTCCTGGGGGTCAAGCGGCATCGGTGCGTGACCCTTATCCACCTGGCAAAACCCACAAGCACGCGTACAAACCGGCCCCATCAACAAAAATGTCGCCGTTTGATTGGCATAACATTCTCCCCGGTTCGGACAGCGCCCTTCCTCACAAATCGTATGAATTTGCCGCTGCTTAATAATCCGCTGCACCGTCGATAACTCGCTCGCTTTCCCAATAGGGCGCTTTAACCACGTCGGTAGACCTTCTCCACCTGCCTGACGAGTAACCCGATCCGACTCCAAGTTTTTCATGCCGTCCTGTAATTTCGTCTATCACTGCAATAACACTCAGCCGTCAATAATCTCTAGCGGTAGAGGCAAGGGAGTGCAAAACATTGTAAATTAGGCTAATCTCAGTGTAGTTTTCTGTTGCTCGTCTTGACTCAATCTTTTGGACTGAGGATTGAGCAGGGGCATCGTCAACAACCTACAATTTATAATTTAATCCTTAGAATTACCAGAAACAGGAGTCAGTCGTGGCACACAAGATCCTGGTTATTGATGACAGCAGAGTCATCCGGCGGATGGTGCGGGATATGCTACCAAAAGGAAATTTTGAAGTTTTGGAAGCCAAAGACGGGGAAGAAGGACTTAACTTCATCCGTCAAGAGCATCCCAACTTGATCATGCTGGACTTCTTGTT
Proteins encoded in this window:
- the lipA gene encoding lipoyl synthase; amino-acid sequence: MKNLESDRVTRQAGGEGLPTWLKRPIGKASELSTVQRIIKQRQIHTICEEGRCPNRGECYANQTATFLLMGPVCTRACGFCQVDKGHAPMPLDPQEPQKVAEAVQLLGLRYVVLTSVARDDLADQGVGVFVATMAAIREANRGVQIEVLTPDFRGDRDLVSQIVAAKPACFNHNVETVRRLTNPVRRGAKYDRSLAVLRWVKELDPSIPTKSGLMLGHGETWDEVVETMRDLRAVQCDRITLGQYMQPSLEHLPVREYWTPEAFEALGAIARELGFSHVRSGPLVRSSYHAGEG